A genomic window from Lotus japonicus ecotype B-129 chromosome 1, LjGifu_v1.2 includes:
- the LOC130730085 gene encoding sigma factor binding protein 2, chloroplastic: MSSNSVMMMSSVQQRTPTKRTKPKEKHTKPIKVVYISNPMKIKTSASEFMALVQELTGQDAESPPDPSRFNYDDPNQMVEKIIDHDENDLVDLVVPAPPLDPTYQGHNSNSFESFEPFDDVDDGVFTPQMLENISALLPPTVFYDPHEW, translated from the coding sequence ATGAGCAGCAactcagtgatgatgatgagcagCGTGCAACAAAGGACACCCACAAAAAGAACCAAACCCAAAGAGAAGCACACCAAACCCATCAAGGTAGTGTACATATCAAACCCCATGAAGATCAAGACCAGTGCTTCAGAGTTCATGGCCCTGGTGCAAGAACTCACCGGCCAGGACGCTGAATCGCCACCTGACCCTTCAAGATTCAACTACGACGACCCTAATCAGATGGTGGAGAAGATCATTGACCATGATGAAAATGATCTTGTTGACCTCGTGGTGCCAGCTCCACCGTTGGATCCTACTTATCAAGGGCACAACTCTAACTCGTTTGAGAGTTTTGAGCCGTttgatgatgttgatgatggTGTTTTCACTCCTCAGATGCTGGAGAATATTTCAGCTCTGCTTCCCCCAACTGTTTTCTACGACCCTCATGAGTGGTGA